Proteins encoded together in one Acholeplasma hippikon window:
- the aspS gene encoding aspartate--tRNA ligase produces MFKYTHNNNELTLKNLGEKVALKGWVNKKRNLGGLIFIDLRDKFGITQLLVKPESSFYQIASEIKSEYVIEVEGVVIERESKNKNILTGEIEVEVSNLVIINTANPTPITISDDQNNISEEVRLKYRYLDLRRPASQKYLLERSKITQAIRSALLDLGFPELETPYMVKSTPEGAKEFLVPSRLYHGEVYALAQSPQQFKQLYMIAGFEKYFQVARCFRDEDLRADRQLEFTQIDIEASFVEQEDILNVGEKVLSNIFKAMGKELVLPLQRMPYAEAFDKYGSDKPDLRYELFIENFNELFVGHDVPVFKGKEVIRGFKVSNNAIFTRKYFDRATEIVKQNHGDALAYLKKENGVVSGSIAKFVEGIELQDGFTYFFVTGTYEDATNACGALRKELAKDLNMIDPNKEALLWVVDFPLLEYRKEEDRFYARHHPFTAPQSVEELRNNPATCLAKAYDAVWNGYEIGGGSIRIHNQQVQQLMFDKLGFTEEKLTGKFGFFLEALSYGTPPHGGIAFGLDRITMLATKTDNIKDVVAFPKTQSARDLMTQAPSPADEKQFIELGIKVR; encoded by the coding sequence ATGTTCAAATATACGCACAATAACAATGAACTAACCCTTAAAAACCTTGGAGAAAAGGTTGCCTTAAAAGGTTGGGTTAACAAAAAAAGAAATCTTGGTGGATTAATCTTTATTGATTTAAGAGATAAATTTGGAATTACACAATTATTAGTAAAACCTGAAAGCTCATTCTATCAAATCGCTTCAGAAATCAAGAGCGAATACGTGATTGAAGTTGAAGGTGTAGTTATTGAAAGAGAATCTAAAAATAAGAATATTTTAACTGGAGAAATTGAAGTTGAAGTATCTAATTTAGTGATTATCAATACTGCAAACCCAACACCAATTACAATTAGTGATGATCAAAATAATATTTCTGAGGAAGTAAGATTAAAATACCGTTATTTAGACTTAAGAAGACCGGCTTCACAAAAGTATTTACTTGAAAGAAGTAAAATTACACAAGCTATTCGTTCTGCTTTATTAGATTTAGGATTCCCAGAATTAGAAACACCTTATATGGTGAAATCTACTCCAGAAGGAGCAAAAGAATTCTTAGTACCTTCTCGTTTATATCATGGAGAAGTTTACGCACTTGCACAATCTCCTCAACAATTCAAACAATTATACATGATTGCTGGATTTGAAAAGTACTTCCAAGTTGCTAGATGCTTTAGAGATGAAGACTTAAGAGCAGATAGACAATTAGAGTTCACTCAAATCGATATTGAAGCATCATTTGTTGAACAAGAAGATATTCTAAATGTGGGTGAAAAAGTCTTATCAAATATCTTTAAGGCAATGGGGAAAGAATTAGTCTTACCATTACAAAGAATGCCTTATGCTGAAGCATTTGATAAGTATGGTTCAGATAAACCAGACTTACGTTATGAATTATTCATTGAAAACTTTAATGAATTATTTGTTGGTCATGATGTGCCAGTATTTAAAGGTAAAGAAGTTATTCGTGGATTTAAAGTTTCAAATAATGCAATCTTTACAAGAAAATACTTTGATAGAGCAACTGAAATTGTTAAACAAAATCACGGTGATGCATTAGCATACCTTAAAAAAGAAAATGGTGTCGTATCAGGTTCAATTGCAAAATTTGTTGAAGGTATTGAATTACAAGATGGATTTACATATTTCTTTGTTACAGGTACTTATGAAGATGCAACAAATGCCTGTGGTGCATTAAGAAAAGAATTAGCTAAAGACTTAAATATGATTGACCCTAATAAAGAAGCGCTACTTTGGGTTGTAGACTTCCCATTATTAGAATACAGAAAAGAAGAAGATAGATTCTATGCACGTCACCATCCATTCACTGCACCTCAATCAGTTGAAGAATTAAGAAATAATCCTGCAACATGTTTAGCTAAGGCATACGATGCTGTATGGAATGGTTATGAAATTGGTGGAGGTTCAATTAGAATCCACAACCAACAAGTTCAACAATTAATGTTTGATAAGTTAGGATTTACAGAAGAGAAACTTACAGGTAAATTTGGATTCTTCTTAGAAGCCTTAAGTTATGGTACACCTCCACATGGTGGTATTGCCTTTGGATTAGACAGAATCACAATGCTTGCAACTAAGACTGATAACATTAAAGATGTTGTTGCATTCCCTAAAACACAATCAGCTAGAGACTTAATGACTCAAGCTCCATCTCCAGCAGATGAAAAACAATTTATCGAGTTAGGTATTAAAGTACGATGA
- the hisS gene encoding histidine--tRNA ligase encodes MSQVKVKGTYDVLPNESKRWVALESYARELFRKFNYKEIRTPIMEYSDVFHRENEGSDMVTKETYNFKDKGDRNLTLRPEGTAGVIRSFIENKLYAQNDLTKLFYIGPNFRYERPQKGRFRQFMQFGVEALGTNNPYLDAEVLALAYETIRGLGLKGVVVKINSLGNDASKAAYKEALYNYLLPYKDQLSEDSQVRLEKNPLRILDSKVPVDKEITKNAPLPLEYLDEESRNSFETITRLLDQAKIPYALDRKLVRGLDYYSHIVFEIQAEIEGFGSQNALGGGGRYDNLVSELGGPKTPGIGFAFGMERLLNALEIEGRELAPEPSLDAFFVTFDEKSKDLAFNLQNELRVHGFSSDLNYTNKNFKSQLKEALNHRAKFLVIIGENEVNEGVVNLKNTSTEEQIKIRKEELVNKLKELL; translated from the coding sequence ATGAGTCAAGTCAAAGTTAAAGGAACATATGATGTATTACCTAATGAATCTAAAAGATGGGTTGCATTAGAATCATATGCGAGAGAACTATTTAGAAAATTTAATTATAAAGAAATTAGAACACCAATTATGGAATATTCAGATGTCTTCCACAGAGAAAATGAAGGATCGGATATGGTTACAAAAGAAACATATAATTTTAAAGATAAAGGTGATAGAAATCTTACACTGCGTCCAGAAGGAACTGCGGGGGTTATTAGAAGTTTTATTGAAAATAAATTATATGCTCAAAATGATTTAACTAAATTATTTTATATTGGACCGAATTTCAGATATGAACGCCCTCAAAAAGGTCGTTTTAGACAATTCATGCAATTTGGTGTGGAAGCATTAGGGACTAATAATCCTTATTTAGATGCTGAAGTATTAGCATTAGCTTATGAAACAATTCGCGGATTAGGCTTAAAAGGTGTTGTTGTTAAAATTAACTCACTTGGTAATGATGCATCAAAAGCAGCATATAAAGAAGCATTATATAACTACTTATTACCATATAAGGATCAATTAAGTGAAGATTCTCAAGTAAGACTTGAAAAGAATCCACTAAGAATTTTAGATTCTAAGGTTCCAGTAGATAAAGAAATCACAAAAAATGCACCACTTCCATTAGAGTATTTAGATGAAGAATCAAGAAATAGTTTTGAAACGATTACACGTTTACTTGATCAAGCAAAAATCCCTTATGCGCTTGATAGAAAGCTAGTTCGTGGATTAGATTACTATTCACACATTGTATTTGAAATCCAAGCAGAGATTGAAGGATTCGGTTCGCAAAATGCTTTAGGTGGTGGCGGACGCTATGACAATTTAGTTTCTGAATTAGGTGGTCCAAAAACACCTGGTATTGGATTTGCTTTTGGTATGGAACGCTTATTAAATGCTTTAGAAATTGAAGGAAGAGAACTTGCTCCTGAACCAAGTTTAGATGCATTCTTTGTTACATTCGATGAAAAATCTAAAGATTTAGCATTTAACTTGCAAAATGAATTAAGAGTTCATGGATTCTCATCAGATTTAAATTATACAAATAAAAACTTCAAATCACAACTTAAAGAAGCACTTAATCATCGTGCCAAATTCTTAGTGATTATAGGAGAAAATGAAGTAAATGAAGGTGTTGTTAACCTAAAGAATACTTCAACAGAAGAACAAATAAAAATTAGAAAAGAAGAGTTAGTAAATAAACTCAAGGAGTTATTATAA